A single window of Candidatus Methylomirabilis sp. DNA harbors:
- the rpsB gene encoding 30S ribosomal protein S2 gives FGERNGIYIIDLQKTLKQFTEAYEFLRELTLKGEAVLFVGTKKQAAETIEQEAQRCGMFWVNQRWLGGTLTNFATIRKSVQRLKYLEDLEQKGTLERLTKKEGLRLMREREKLTHALVGIKEMDRLPGAIFVIDTKKERIAVREANRLGIPVVAVVDTNCDPDEISYPIPGNDDAIRAIRLLTARMADAIIEGRGVVSEGALTAEMPVTTVGEPEAGAPAETEAPAEAAGGA, from the coding sequence CTTCGGGGAGCGCAACGGCATCTACATCATCGATCTGCAGAAGACCCTCAAGCAGTTCACGGAGGCCTACGAGTTCCTCCGGGAGCTGACCCTCAAGGGTGAGGCGGTCCTGTTCGTGGGGACCAAGAAGCAGGCGGCGGAGACGATCGAGCAGGAAGCGCAGCGCTGCGGTATGTTCTGGGTGAACCAGCGCTGGCTGGGCGGGACCCTCACGAACTTCGCCACCATCCGCAAGAGCGTGCAGCGCCTCAAGTACCTGGAGGACTTGGAGCAGAAGGGGACGCTGGAGCGCCTGACGAAGAAGGAAGGGCTGCGGCTCATGCGGGAGCGGGAGAAGCTCACCCACGCCCTCGTCGGCATCAAGGAGATGGACCGGCTCCCCGGGGCCATTTTCGTCATCGACACGAAGAAGGAGCGGATCGCGGTCCGGGAGGCGAACCGCCTGGGGATCCCGGTGGTGGCGGTGGTGGACACGAATTGCGATCCGGACGAGATCAGCTACCCGATCCCGGGCAACGACGATGCCATCCGGGCGATCCGGCTGCTGACGGCCCGGATGGCCGACGCGATCATCGAGGGCCGGGGGGTGGTGAGCGAAGGGGCCCTGACAGCGGAGATGCCGGTCACGACCGTGGGTGAGCCGGAGGCAGGCGCCCCGGCGGAGACGGAGGCGCCGGCCGAAGCGGCGGGCGGTGCCTAG
- the tsf gene encoding translation elongation factor Ts, with protein MEISAAAVKELRERTGAGIMDCKWALGEAQGDFERAVDLLREKGIAAATKRSGRAASEGQVVSYIHAGGKIGVLLELNCETDFVARTREFIGLGHDLAMHVAAMAPLYVRREEVPPEVLEREKKVLRAQAEGSGKPPAVVEKMVGGRLEKFYQEVCLEDQAFVKDPARTVRDLIKSVAGTVGENVVVRRFTRYQLGETARTGG; from the coding sequence ATGGAGATCAGCGCAGCGGCGGTGAAGGAACTGCGCGAGAGGACCGGCGCCGGCATCATGGACTGCAAGTGGGCGCTGGGGGAGGCGCAGGGGGACTTCGAGCGGGCGGTGGACCTCCTGCGGGAGAAGGGGATCGCGGCCGCAACCAAACGGAGCGGCCGGGCCGCCTCCGAGGGGCAGGTCGTTTCCTACATCCACGCCGGGGGGAAGATCGGCGTCCTCCTCGAGCTCAACTGCGAGACCGATTTCGTGGCCCGCACCCGGGAGTTCATCGGGCTCGGACACGACCTGGCCATGCACGTGGCCGCGATGGCCCCCCTCTACGTTCGACGGGAGGAGGTTCCGCCCGAGGTCCTGGAGCGGGAGAAGAAGGTCCTCCGGGCCCAGGCGGAGGGGAGCGGGAAGCCGCCCGCGGTGGTGGAGAAGATGGTCGGGGGCCGGCTGGAGAAGTTCTACCAGGAGGTCTGCCTCGAAGACCAAGCCTTCGTCAAGGACCCGGCGCGCACGGTGCGGGATCTGATCAAGAGCGTCGCCGGAACAGTGGGGGAGAACGTGGTCGTGCGTCGGTTCACTCGGTACCAGCTGGGCGAGACGGCCCGGACGGGGGGGTAG